A genome region from Natronosalvus rutilus includes the following:
- a CDS encoding FUN14 domain-containing protein yields the protein MVNIDPTALGLEFGGGAAIGALMGFAAKKIAKLIAVIIGVQLVIFRYLESQGILIVDWSALSNGLIKTSEHADPSYLESFISTMSVGAGFTAGFLIGFRRG from the coding sequence ATGGTCAATATCGATCCAACGGCCCTCGGACTCGAGTTCGGTGGTGGTGCAGCCATCGGCGCTCTCATGGGCTTCGCCGCGAAGAAAATCGCTAAACTTATCGCCGTCATCATCGGCGTGCAACTCGTCATATTCCGGTACCTCGAATCACAGGGCATCCTCATCGTCGATTGGAGCGCGCTGTCGAACGGACTGATCAAAACCTCAGAACACGCGGACCCGAGCTACCTCGAGTCGTTCATCTCGACGATGTCCGTCGGGGCCGGCTTCACGGCCGGCTTCCTGATCGGATTCCGTCGCGGATAA
- a CDS encoding ribosome assembly factor SBDS — MISLDEAVTARLESHGARFEVLVDPDAALAIKRGEFDGDLEDVIAAEDVFDNASTGDRPAENDLEDVFDTTDPLEIIPEVIKRGEIQITADQRREMQEQKRKELITTIARNAINPQMDDAPHPPERIENALEEAGFTVDPMEPASEQVDDALDALRPVIPIRFEEITIAVQIPPEYAGSAQAKIRQYGDLEREEWQPDGSWIGVITFPAGLQNDFYDVVNENTSGEAETQIVSDKGELSTR; from the coding sequence ATGATATCGCTCGACGAGGCAGTCACCGCGCGACTCGAGTCACACGGCGCGCGCTTCGAAGTGCTTGTCGACCCGGACGCAGCACTGGCGATCAAACGCGGCGAGTTCGACGGCGACCTCGAGGACGTCATCGCCGCGGAGGACGTCTTCGACAACGCCTCGACGGGCGACCGGCCGGCCGAGAACGACCTCGAGGACGTGTTCGACACCACGGATCCCCTCGAGATTATCCCCGAAGTCATCAAACGTGGAGAGATCCAGATCACGGCCGACCAGCGCCGCGAGATGCAAGAACAGAAGCGAAAGGAACTGATCACGACCATCGCGCGAAATGCCATCAACCCGCAGATGGACGACGCGCCCCATCCCCCCGAGCGGATCGAGAACGCCCTCGAGGAGGCCGGATTCACGGTCGATCCGATGGAACCGGCGAGCGAGCAGGTCGACGACGCCCTCGACGCCCTCCGTCCCGTGATCCCGATCCGGTTCGAAGAGATCACCATCGCCGTCCAGATCCCTCCGGAATACGCCGGGAGTGCCCAGGCGAAGATCCGCCAGTACGGCGACCTCGAGCGTGAGGAGTGGCAACCCGACGGCTCCTGGATTGGCGTCATCACGTTCCCGGCGGGGTTGCAGAACGACTTCTACGACGTCGTCAACGAGAACACGAGCGGCGAAGCGGAGACGCAGATCGTCAGCGACAAAGGGGAGTTGAGCACGCGGTAG
- the psmA gene encoding archaeal proteasome endopeptidase complex subunit alpha, translating to MQGQAQQQAYDRGITIFSPDGRLYQVEYAREAVKRGTASIGIRTAGGVVLAVDKRIPSPLLEDSSVEKIHKADDHIGIASAGHVADARQLIDFARRRAQVNHLRYGEPIGVESLTKEITDHIQQYTQVGGARPFGVALIVGGIENGEPRLFETDPSGTPYEWKALAVGAERGELQGFLEENYDEEADLDSGVALALEALASVNDDSLLPTEVGLATIDAETESFVQFDDDRIEEYLVENELLDEGDDEAEGDGDE from the coding sequence ATGCAGGGACAAGCCCAACAGCAGGCGTACGACCGCGGCATCACGATCTTCTCGCCAGACGGCCGACTCTACCAGGTAGAGTACGCCCGCGAGGCGGTCAAACGTGGCACCGCGAGCATCGGCATCCGAACGGCTGGCGGCGTCGTCCTGGCCGTCGACAAGCGGATCCCGTCGCCGCTGCTCGAGGACTCGAGCGTCGAGAAGATCCACAAGGCCGACGACCACATCGGCATCGCGAGCGCTGGCCACGTCGCCGACGCTCGCCAACTCATCGACTTCGCTCGGCGGCGCGCGCAGGTCAACCACCTCCGCTACGGCGAACCCATCGGCGTCGAGAGCCTGACCAAAGAGATCACCGACCACATCCAGCAGTACACCCAGGTCGGCGGCGCCCGCCCGTTCGGCGTCGCGCTCATCGTGGGCGGCATCGAGAACGGCGAACCCCGCCTCTTCGAGACCGACCCGTCGGGAACGCCCTACGAGTGGAAAGCCCTCGCCGTCGGCGCCGAACGCGGCGAACTCCAGGGCTTCCTCGAGGAGAACTACGACGAGGAGGCGGACCTCGACAGCGGCGTCGCGCTCGCGCTCGAGGCACTCGCGTCGGTCAACGACGACTCCCTCCTCCCCACTGAAGTCGGCCTGGCGACGATCGACGCCGAGACGGAGTCGTTCGTCCAGTTCGACGACGACCGCATCGAGGAGTACCTCGTGGAGAACGAACTGCTCGACGAAGGCGACGACGAAGCCGAAGGCGACGGCGACGAGTAA
- a CDS encoding class I SAM-dependent methyltransferase, which yields MKRSVADHAARFDEKASEYDDSKSDEYRACANLVIEHATPESDETVLDLGAGTGAIALALAPDAERVIGRDISEGMMDEARTKAEERGLENISFDYGTFREPDVDDRVSVDIVTSNFAMHHLADDEKREAIDVIAALEPRRFVLGDVMFFGEPDPSEPFYDPSVDDPATVGTLADAFTDAGFSLTAVERVHDQVGVLVAERAENQES from the coding sequence ATGAAACGAAGCGTGGCGGATCACGCGGCTCGATTCGACGAGAAGGCGAGTGAGTACGACGACTCGAAGAGCGACGAATACCGCGCGTGCGCGAATCTGGTTATCGAACACGCGACCCCAGAATCCGACGAGACGGTCCTCGACCTCGGGGCTGGAACCGGGGCGATCGCTCTCGCCCTCGCACCCGACGCCGAGCGGGTGATCGGCCGGGACATCAGCGAGGGCATGATGGACGAAGCGCGCACGAAAGCCGAGGAGCGCGGCCTCGAAAACATCTCCTTCGACTACGGAACCTTCCGCGAACCCGACGTCGACGACCGCGTCTCCGTCGATATCGTCACCTCGAACTTCGCCATGCACCACCTCGCGGACGACGAGAAGCGCGAAGCCATCGACGTCATCGCCGCCCTCGAGCCTCGACGATTCGTCCTCGGGGACGTGATGTTCTTCGGCGAACCGGATCCGAGCGAGCCGTTCTACGACCCATCGGTCGACGACCCGGCGACGGTCGGAACGCTGGCAGACGCGTTCACCGACGCCGGCTTCTCGCTGACGGCCGTCGAGCGCGTTCACGACCAGGTCGGTGTCCTGGTCGCCGAGCGCGCCGAGAACCAGGAGTCGTGA
- a CDS encoding RNase P subunit p30 family protein produces MYEAVRVNADADGVETDAEAVSRVVETAASYGFDGVVVRNHDGSRLEFDADELGEEHGIDVVDGIEIRADDPHQASGSVGNYRPQYTVLAIHGGTNALNRFAVETDKVDVLAHPMDGSGDVNHVLAKAAAANGVRLEFSFADVLRTTGGRRVRAIQSLRKLQEIVDYYDAPYVVSGDPEGPLEVRAPRELCALGVELGFDREWIVDGLEAWKTLAARNRRIQSDSFIEPGVERGRYETKRGGSRGSIRREGE; encoded by the coding sequence ATGTACGAGGCCGTTCGCGTGAACGCCGACGCCGACGGGGTCGAGACGGACGCCGAGGCCGTCTCCCGCGTCGTCGAAACTGCCGCAAGTTACGGCTTCGATGGCGTGGTCGTTCGTAATCACGACGGCTCGCGACTCGAGTTCGATGCCGACGAACTCGGAGAGGAGCACGGCATCGACGTCGTCGACGGCATCGAAATTCGGGCCGACGACCCGCACCAAGCCAGCGGTTCGGTGGGGAACTACCGACCGCAGTACACGGTCCTGGCGATCCACGGCGGCACGAACGCACTCAACCGGTTCGCCGTCGAAACCGACAAAGTCGACGTGCTCGCCCATCCAATGGACGGCTCCGGCGACGTCAACCACGTCCTGGCGAAAGCCGCCGCAGCTAACGGCGTTCGCCTCGAGTTCTCCTTTGCGGACGTCCTCCGAACCACGGGCGGTCGCCGGGTTCGGGCCATCCAGTCGCTTCGCAAACTCCAGGAGATCGTCGACTACTACGACGCGCCGTACGTCGTCAGCGGCGACCCCGAGGGGCCACTCGAGGTACGGGCGCCCAGAGAACTCTGCGCGCTCGGCGTCGAACTCGGCTTCGATCGCGAGTGGATCGTCGACGGCCTCGAAGCCTGGAAAACCCTCGCGGCGCGCAACCGACGGATCCAGTCCGATTCGTTCATTGAACCGGGGGTCGAACGTGGACGATATGAAACGAAGCGTGGCGGATCACGCGGCTCGATTCGACGAGAAGGCGAGTGA